Proteins from one Planctomyces sp. SH-PL62 genomic window:
- a CDS encoding MFS transporter, with protein sequence MSTAGMDTDLNADEKPRDAGAPTRPGGLRSPLGLVILIVLIDLLGFSLVMPLLGPFAKEYQLEGWRVGLLFAAFPICQLVAGPILGRLSDRHGRRPILVLSQAGTALSFVILGLARDYPTMLLGRMLDGASGGNIMVAQAYVADVTKPEHRARGMGMIGMAFGLGFVLGPLLGGLMQDLPLPPGWHLRTPFLAAAGFSTIALIMVIARLPESLPAGSKPRQAARVLSRRGLADVFRLEGVGSLALIAFLSILAWAALEGTFAVFLQRRMGWTPKGAAFAFAATGLLSAIVQGGLIRTLVPRFGELRLILSGGLLAGVGFAIVAAAPGTGILPLAVAITLFAVGSGLLSPSIMGLLSRITPASEQGAVFGALTSIQTLARIVSYLIGNVLLDRVSLSAPYWFATAVYALTVLVTLLAAPRLAKALRRSQALAPEASNVEATPA encoded by the coding sequence GTGAGCACGGCTGGAATGGATACGGACTTGAACGCCGACGAGAAGCCGCGAGACGCCGGGGCGCCGACGCGGCCGGGGGGCTTGCGCTCGCCGCTGGGACTGGTGATCCTGATCGTCCTGATCGATCTGCTGGGCTTCTCGCTGGTGATGCCCCTGCTGGGGCCGTTCGCGAAGGAGTACCAGCTGGAAGGCTGGCGGGTGGGGCTGCTGTTCGCCGCCTTCCCGATCTGCCAACTCGTCGCCGGCCCGATCCTGGGGAGGCTCAGCGACCGCCACGGCCGGAGGCCGATCCTGGTCCTCAGCCAGGCGGGCACCGCGCTCTCGTTCGTGATCCTGGGGCTGGCCCGCGACTACCCGACCATGCTCCTGGGCCGGATGCTCGACGGGGCCTCCGGCGGTAATATCATGGTCGCGCAGGCCTACGTCGCCGACGTCACCAAGCCCGAGCATCGCGCGCGGGGGATGGGGATGATCGGCATGGCCTTCGGGCTGGGGTTCGTGCTCGGGCCCCTGCTCGGCGGGCTGATGCAAGACCTCCCGCTCCCCCCCGGCTGGCACCTCCGCACGCCGTTCCTGGCGGCGGCGGGCTTCTCCACCATCGCCCTGATCATGGTGATCGCCCGGCTCCCGGAGAGCCTCCCCGCAGGTTCCAAGCCCCGCCAGGCCGCTCGGGTCCTGTCGCGGAGGGGGCTGGCCGACGTCTTCCGGCTCGAAGGGGTCGGCTCGCTGGCGCTGATCGCGTTCCTGTCGATCCTGGCATGGGCGGCCCTCGAAGGGACCTTCGCCGTGTTCCTTCAGCGCCGGATGGGGTGGACCCCCAAGGGGGCGGCCTTCGCCTTCGCGGCGACCGGGCTGCTCTCGGCGATCGTCCAGGGAGGGTTGATCCGCACCCTGGTCCCCCGCTTCGGGGAGCTGCGACTCATCCTCTCGGGGGGGCTCCTTGCGGGCGTGGGCTTCGCGATCGTCGCGGCGGCGCCGGGGACGGGAATCCTGCCGCTGGCCGTGGCGATCACGCTGTTCGCCGTCGGCTCGGGCCTGCTGAGCCCGTCGATCATGGGCCTGCTCTCGCGGATCACTCCCGCGAGCGAACAGGGGGCGGTCTTCGGCGCCCTGACCTCGATCCAGACCTTGGCACGGATCGTCAGCTACCTGATCGGCAACGTCCTGCTCGACCGCGTCTCCCTCTCCGCCCCCTACTGGTTCGCGACCGCCGTCTACGCCCTCACGGTCCTCGTCACCCTGCTCGCCGCCCCGAGGCTCGCCAAGGCGCTTCGACGCTCGCAGGCTCTGGCGCCCGAAGCCTCCAACGTCGAGGCGACGCCCGCCTGA
- a CDS encoding IS5 family transposase (programmed frameshift), with amino-acid sequence MTRRYELKDEEFTLIADLLPPVGRPGGRWNDHRTTLDGVLWILHTGAQWRELPERYGKWKSVYDRFNRWARDGTIDRILERLHLELDASGRIDFDLWRVDGTSIRASRAAAGAGGKRGTAEPADHALGRSRGGFGTKLHLVVDSGGVPLSAVVTAGRAHESKSLEPALEAVRIKRPGRGRPRRRPRRLAGDKGYSYRRIRRYLRRRGIKAVIPTRKDQRRNPKFDAGAYRRRNIVERCILWLKENRRLATRFEKLAVNFLAMVKLAMIRRCFRLIEPSDRT; translated from the exons ATGACGCGTCGCTACGAGTTGAAGGATGAGGAATTCACCCTGATCGCCGACCTTCTGCCGCCGGTCGGGAGGCCGGGGGGTCGCTGGAACGACCACCGGACGACCCTCGACGGCGTCCTCTGGATCCTCCACACGGGGGCCCAGTGGCGGGAGCTCCCGGAGCGTTACGGGAAGTGGAAGAGCGTCTACGACCGCTTCAACCGCTGGGCCCGAGACGGGACCATCGACCGAATCCTGGAGCGGCTCCACCTGGAGCTGGACGCCTCGGGGCGGATCGACTTCGACCTCTGGCGCGTCGACGGGACCTCCATCCGGGCGAGCCGCGCGGCCGCCGGGGCC GGGGGGAAAAGGGGGACGGCCGAGCCGGCCGACCACGCCCTCGGCCGCTCCCGCGGCGGCTTCGGGACGAAGCTCCACCTGGTCGTCGACTCCGGCGGCGTCCCGCTCTCGGCCGTCGTCACGGCGGGCCGGGCCCACGAATCGAAGTCCCTGGAGCCGGCCCTGGAGGCGGTGCGGATCAAGCGGCCGGGCCGGGGCCGGCCGCGACGGCGGCCCCGCCGCCTGGCCGGCGACAAGGGGTATAGCTATCGGCGCATCCGCCGCTACCTGCGACGGCGGGGGATCAAGGCGGTGATCCCGACCCGCAAGGACCAGCGGAGGAACCCGAAGTTCGACGCCGGGGCCTACCGCCGACGAAACATCGTCGAGCGGTGCATCCTCTGGCTGAAGGAGAACCGCCGCCTGGCGACCCGGTTCGAGAAGCTCGCGGTCAACTTCCTGGCCATGGTCAAGCTCGCCATGATCCGCCGTTGCTTCCGGCTCATCGAGCCGTCAGACAGAACCTAG
- a CDS encoding PIN domain-containing protein, with the protein MRAALDELPAANVFLSVLTVGEIVKGIPLLGPGRKKKHLTKWLARLENQYAERLLPLDVETARIWGELTARTQKSGVVDPPTDGLLAATALRHGSHVMT; encoded by the coding sequence GTGAGGGCCGCCCTCGACGAACTCCCCGCGGCGAACGTCTTCCTGAGCGTGCTGACCGTGGGGGAGATCGTCAAAGGAATCCCCCTCCTGGGCCCGGGCCGGAAGAAGAAACATCTCACCAAGTGGCTCGCCAGGCTTGAGAATCAGTACGCCGAGAGGTTGCTCCCGCTCGACGTCGAGACCGCTCGCATCTGGGGGGAGCTGACGGCTCGCACCCAGAAATCCGGGGTGGTCGACCCTCCCACCGACGGCCTGCTCGCGGCGACGGCTCTTCGGCACGGGTCGCACGTCATGACCTGA
- a CDS encoding ISNCY-like element ISPlas1 family transposase: protein MLRNRYPRTDLFALVPQLGLRLEPQLEQLDRLLDDDELFELVRGDLGRRHPLTRSRGRPSTPVEVILRMLVVMRLYGWSYEQAEYFVNDSLVLRQFCRVYFERVPDDTTLIRWAAAIGPETLQTLNDRVVQLARSLRATRGRRLRVDTTAVETNVHFPTDSGLLVDGVRVVSRLLRRARSALGETAADLGEAFRSRIRTARRVAQQLHRLARRKGDQGRETMKAAYGRLIAAAKRTAAQGRRVSETLRQRTDEPSTRRLAERLAEAVPQLKRAIRQAERRVLKGESVPSGEKLLSLFEPHTQVVPRFKPGWPVEFGRKIRLDEVEGGIVAGYAVLEHAGGQDQPYLCDALADHERRFGRAPGLLAADRGMASAANERLAEQAGVKHVALPHVGKASLGRRAEEKGRRFREGYRFRAGIEGRIHALKRDYGLKRCRYRGERGFGRWVGWGVLAHNLAKVAGAARG from the coding sequence ATGCTCAGGAATCGCTACCCCCGGACGGATCTCTTCGCGCTCGTCCCCCAGCTCGGGCTCCGCTTGGAGCCCCAGCTCGAGCAGCTCGACCGCCTGCTCGACGACGACGAGCTGTTCGAGCTCGTCCGCGGCGACCTCGGCCGCCGCCATCCCCTGACCCGCTCCCGAGGCCGGCCGTCCACCCCGGTCGAGGTGATCCTCCGGATGCTCGTGGTCATGCGGCTCTACGGCTGGAGCTACGAGCAGGCCGAGTACTTCGTCAACGACAGCCTGGTGCTCCGCCAGTTCTGCCGAGTCTACTTCGAGCGCGTCCCCGACGACACCACGCTGATCCGCTGGGCCGCTGCCATCGGGCCCGAGACCCTGCAGACGCTCAACGACCGGGTCGTCCAGCTGGCCCGGTCGCTGAGGGCGACCCGCGGCCGCAGGCTCCGGGTCGACACGACGGCCGTCGAGACGAACGTCCATTTCCCGACCGACAGCGGCCTGCTCGTGGACGGCGTGCGGGTCGTCTCGCGGCTCCTGCGTCGGGCCAGGTCGGCGCTCGGCGAGACGGCGGCCGACCTGGGAGAGGCGTTCCGCAGCCGGATCCGCACGGCGCGCAGGGTCGCGCAGCAGCTGCACCGCCTGGCCCGCCGCAAGGGGGACCAGGGCCGCGAGACGATGAAGGCGGCGTACGGCCGGCTCATCGCCGCTGCCAAGCGGACGGCGGCCCAGGGGCGACGCGTCTCCGAGACGCTCCGCCAGCGGACCGACGAGCCGTCGACGCGAAGGTTGGCCGAGCGGCTCGCTGAAGCCGTCCCGCAGCTGAAGCGGGCCATCCGACAGGCCGAGCGACGCGTCCTGAAGGGCGAGTCGGTCCCCAGCGGCGAGAAGCTGTTGTCGCTGTTCGAGCCGCACACCCAGGTGGTCCCGCGGTTCAAGCCGGGATGGCCGGTGGAGTTCGGCCGCAAGATCCGGCTGGACGAGGTCGAGGGCGGGATCGTCGCGGGCTACGCGGTGCTGGAGCACGCCGGAGGCCAGGACCAGCCTTACCTGTGCGACGCCTTGGCCGACCACGAGCGCCGATTCGGCCGGGCTCCAGGCCTCCTGGCCGCCGACCGGGGGATGGCGTCGGCGGCCAACGAGCGGCTGGCGGAACAGGCGGGCGTCAAGCACGTCGCGCTGCCTCACGTCGGCAAGGCGTCGCTGGGTCGGCGGGCCGAGGAGAAGGGGCGGCGGTTCCGCGAGGGTTACCGGTTCCGGGCCGGGATCGAGGGGCGGATCCACGCGCTGAAGCGGGATTACGGGTTGAAGCGATGTCGGTACCGCGGCGAGCGGGGCTTCGGGCGGTGGGTCGGGTGGGGCGTCCTGGCCCACAACCTGGCGAAGGTCGCGGGGGCGGCCCGGGGGTGA
- a CDS encoding helix-turn-helix domain-containing protein, with amino-acid sequence MSRQKKDPLRELTDAERRELVQFSRSSAAPAAEVVRAKILLAVAAGDDYQDAARAVGRRSGDAVSHLVARFNAEGLEALKPRHGGGRSPTYGPQERARIAAEAARAPTPEGDGTATWSLSTLQRTLRAAADGLPKVSTYTIRRVLRESGASYQRTRTWCPTGKALRRRKVGPVQVADPDSDAKKI; translated from the coding sequence ATGTCGCGCCAGAAGAAGGACCCGCTCCGCGAGCTGACCGACGCGGAGCGACGGGAGTTGGTCCAGTTCAGTCGGTCCTCGGCCGCCCCGGCCGCCGAGGTCGTCCGCGCCAAGATCCTGCTGGCCGTCGCCGCCGGCGACGACTACCAGGACGCGGCCCGCGCCGTCGGCCGCCGCTCCGGCGACGCCGTCTCGCACCTGGTCGCCCGCTTCAACGCCGAGGGCCTTGAGGCGTTGAAGCCCCGCCACGGCGGCGGGCGGAGCCCGACCTACGGCCCGCAGGAGCGGGCGCGGATCGCCGCCGAGGCGGCCCGGGCGCCGACCCCGGAGGGCGACGGCACCGCCACCTGGTCGCTCTCGACGTTGCAGCGGACGCTCCGCGCGGCCGCCGACGGCCTGCCGAAGGTCTCGACCTATACCATCCGCCGCGTCCTGCGCGAGTCCGGGGCCAGCTACCAGCGCACTCGGACCTGGTGCCCCACCGGCAAGGCGCTGCGCCGCCGCAAGGTCGGGCCGGTCCAGGTCGCCGACCCGGATTCTGATGCGAAAAAAATTTGA
- a CDS encoding type II toxin-antitoxin system prevent-host-death family antitoxin → MTWNLADAKNRLSEVVNLALSESPQTITRRNDTVVVISSAKYEELTGKTLDFKEYLLQGGGLDELDLTRDQGPGRDVDLRGRCSTPTSSPSWCSATGTRR, encoded by the coding sequence ATGACCTGGAACCTGGCTGATGCGAAGAACCGACTCTCCGAGGTCGTGAACCTCGCCTTGAGCGAAAGTCCGCAGACCATCACCCGCCGCAACGATACGGTGGTCGTCATCTCGTCGGCGAAGTACGAGGAGCTCACGGGCAAGACGCTCGATTTCAAGGAGTACCTCCTCCAGGGGGGCGGGCTCGACGAACTCGATTTGACGCGGGACCAGGGCCCCGGACGGGACGTCGATCTGCGAGGGCGCTGCTCGACGCCGACATCCTCGCCGAGCTGGTGTAGCGCGACGGGAACTCGGCGGTGA
- a CDS encoding TAXI family TRAP transporter solute-binding subunit: MSAGFQAVASDFEMDDAEVSRMEGPRPLPRRRGTVRRAIGVWLWVVGFALAVTAASYVMFVEPPPPRRLVIASGAEGGAYFRFANLYAEDLRRHGLAVEVRETAGSVENLGLLRDDSSGVSIAVVQSGLASGGASDGRLLALGSLYREPLWVFHRRDLDVESLRGLRGLRIGVGAEGSGTQAVALRMLAANGLAEGGGSPDVPGTRFVRDDADDSVSALLKGDLDAACFVAGFEAEYVQRLLQDDRVELLSFARQEAYRRRFRFLAPVTLPAGVVDLGRGLPERDVALLAPTAMLAVRDDFHPALIPLLLGAAARVHGAGSVLTEPGEFPSAAYCDLPVSEDARRFYRYGQPVLQRLLPFWLASLADRAKLMLIPIVMLLMPLVRAAPPLIRWRSRRKIYRWYAVLREIDQKLAAGLSGRDLDPELARLRDIEHKVVWVDVPLSYMEEFYQLRMHLAMMQQRLLASRPDAE, translated from the coding sequence GTGTCCGCCGGGTTCCAGGCCGTTGCGAGCGACTTCGAGATGGACGACGCCGAGGTGTCGAGGATGGAGGGCCCCCGCCCGCTTCCCCGGAGGCGGGGCACGGTCCGCCGGGCGATCGGCGTCTGGCTCTGGGTCGTCGGCTTCGCGCTGGCCGTGACGGCGGCGTCCTACGTGATGTTCGTCGAGCCGCCGCCCCCCCGTCGGCTCGTCATCGCCAGCGGCGCGGAGGGGGGTGCCTACTTCCGGTTCGCCAACCTCTACGCCGAGGACCTGCGACGACACGGCCTGGCCGTCGAGGTCCGCGAGACGGCGGGATCGGTCGAAAACCTGGGCCTGCTGCGCGACGACTCCTCGGGGGTCTCGATCGCGGTCGTTCAGAGCGGACTGGCCTCGGGAGGAGCGAGCGACGGCCGCCTCCTGGCCCTGGGGAGCCTCTATCGCGAGCCCCTCTGGGTCTTCCACCGTCGCGACCTGGACGTCGAGAGCCTGCGCGGGCTTCGTGGGCTCCGGATCGGCGTGGGGGCGGAAGGGAGCGGGACGCAGGCCGTCGCCCTCCGGATGCTGGCCGCGAACGGCCTGGCCGAAGGCGGGGGCTCGCCCGACGTCCCGGGCACGCGGTTCGTCCGCGACGACGCCGACGACTCCGTCTCCGCCCTTCTGAAAGGGGACCTGGACGCCGCCTGCTTCGTCGCCGGCTTCGAGGCCGAGTACGTCCAGAGGTTATTGCAGGACGATCGGGTGGAGTTGTTGAGCTTCGCCCGCCAGGAGGCCTACCGCCGCCGTTTCCGATTTCTCGCGCCCGTCACGCTGCCGGCGGGGGTCGTCGACCTGGGCCGAGGCCTGCCCGAGCGTGACGTGGCCCTGCTGGCGCCGACGGCCATGCTGGCGGTCCGCGACGACTTCCACCCCGCCCTGATCCCGCTCTTGCTGGGCGCCGCCGCGCGGGTCCACGGCGCGGGAAGCGTGCTCACGGAGCCTGGCGAGTTCCCCTCGGCGGCCTACTGCGACCTCCCCGTGAGCGAGGACGCCCGCCGATTCTACCGATACGGCCAGCCGGTCCTCCAGCGCCTGCTGCCGTTCTGGCTGGCCTCGCTGGCCGACCGGGCCAAGCTGATGCTCATCCCGATCGTCATGCTGCTGATGCCCCTGGTCCGCGCCGCGCCGCCGCTCATCCGCTGGCGTTCCCGACGCAAGATCTACCGCTGGTACGCCGTCCTCCGCGAGATCGACCAGAAACTGGCCGCCGGCCTCTCCGGCCGCGACCTCGACCCCGAACTCGCACGTCTCCGCGACATCGAACACAAGGTCGTCTGGGTCGACGTCCCCCTCAGCTACATGGAAGAGTTCTATCAGCTCCGAATGCACCTGGCGATGATGCAGCAACGCCTCCTCGCCTCCCGCCCCGATGCCGAGTAG
- a CDS encoding transposase, translating into MIEAAYLTGTSSGLEVWCTDQAGPYQTVPYPGRSWRPEGDPARQPHEYLRDGTAKALTLFRPADGHARVSGVTACPNAVLHPWLKRELAAILAAMPDPPATPDDGWRGAWERWQEGLTVVPTLPEAPPPLRMLLVLDNLAGHKTPELVCWLFDHGIMPLYTPVGGSWLNMAESLQRILKRRALDGQYPTDAAQIIAWYEAAARHWDAAPTPFQWGGKRAARRRRQRERRHHLGGSGACSRVPVPRRADLWPQAIQVTH; encoded by the coding sequence TTGATCGAGGCGGCCTACCTCACGGGTACGTCGTCGGGGCTGGAGGTCTGGTGCACCGACCAGGCCGGCCCCTACCAGACGGTCCCCTACCCGGGACGGTCGTGGCGCCCCGAAGGGGACCCGGCGCGCCAGCCGCACGAGTACCTCCGCGACGGCACGGCGAAGGCCCTGACGCTGTTCCGCCCGGCCGACGGCCACGCCCGCGTCAGCGGCGTGACGGCCTGCCCCAACGCCGTCCTGCACCCCTGGCTGAAGCGCGAACTGGCGGCCATCCTTGCCGCGATGCCCGACCCTCCGGCGACGCCGGACGACGGCTGGCGTGGGGCCTGGGAACGCTGGCAGGAGGGCCTCACGGTCGTGCCGACGCTCCCGGAGGCACCGCCGCCGTTGCGGATGCTCTTGGTGCTCGACAACCTGGCCGGCCACAAGACGCCCGAGCTGGTGTGCTGGCTGTTCGACCACGGGATCATGCCGCTGTACACGCCGGTGGGCGGCTCCTGGCTGAACATGGCCGAGAGCCTGCAGCGGATCCTCAAGCGCCGGGCGCTGGACGGGCAGTACCCGACCGACGCGGCCCAGATCATCGCGTGGTATGAAGCCGCGGCGCGGCACTGGGACGCGGCGCCGACGCCGTTCCAGTGGGGCGGCAAGCGGGCGGCCCGGCGGCGGCGGCAGCGTGAGCGCCGTCACCACCTCGGCGGCTCGGGGGCCTGCTCGCGTGTCCCGGTCCCGCGGCGTGCCGACTTATGGCCACAGGCAATCCAAGTGACCCACTAG
- a CDS encoding IS5 family transposase: MAAARMPEDFYDQVAHHLPPEQPVGRKGGRPPIPHRKALRVIWFVLATGCRWEDVPAEMGCSGRTAARRLRAWELLGVWARLHADLLGALKRAGRLDADTVVVDGVTIRAFGGGEATGPSPVDRSRKGSKHTLMVDRRGVPLAIRTAGANASDHRQIIPLVLDYPSVGGRPGRPKELPDDLFADRGYDSEATRDLLRWLGIEPHIARRGTPHGSGLGKVRWVVERTISWLKGLRRMRVRYDRLLVVREAWATLAASVICYRLSHDELPIAG; the protein is encoded by the coding sequence ATGGCCGCCGCCCGCATGCCCGAGGACTTCTACGACCAGGTCGCCCACCACCTTCCGCCGGAGCAGCCCGTCGGCCGCAAGGGGGGACGCCCGCCGATCCCGCATCGCAAGGCCTTGCGGGTCATCTGGTTCGTCCTGGCGACCGGCTGCCGCTGGGAGGACGTCCCGGCCGAGATGGGATGCTCGGGCCGCACGGCGGCCCGGCGCCTGAGGGCCTGGGAACTCCTGGGCGTTTGGGCCCGCTTGCACGCCGACCTGCTCGGGGCGTTGAAGCGGGCCGGGAGGCTCGACGCCGACACGGTCGTCGTCGACGGGGTGACGATCCGGGCCTTCGGCGGCGGCGAGGCGACCGGCCCGAGCCCCGTCGACCGCAGCCGGAAGGGGTCGAAACACACGCTGATGGTCGACCGTCGGGGGGTGCCCCTGGCGATCCGGACGGCGGGGGCGAACGCCTCCGACCACCGCCAGATCATCCCGTTGGTCCTCGACTATCCGAGCGTCGGCGGCAGGCCGGGCCGCCCGAAGGAGCTGCCCGACGACCTGTTCGCCGACCGGGGCTACGACTCGGAAGCGACCCGGGACCTGCTGCGATGGCTGGGGATCGAGCCCCACATCGCCAGGCGGGGGACGCCGCACGGCAGCGGCCTGGGCAAGGTCCGATGGGTCGTCGAGCGGACGATCAGCTGGCTGAAGGGGCTGCGACGGATGCGGGTCCGCTACGACCGCCTGCTGGTCGTCCGGGAAGCCTGGGCCACCCTCGCCGCGAGCGTCATCTGCTACAGGCTATCGCACGACGAATTGCCCATCGCCGGATAG
- a CDS encoding transposase DNA-binding-containing protein, giving the protein MDPFQGDAHAWAREQFGTADLGDQRRTKRLTRVAARMAADPSASIPGHMEGRAEAKAAYRLLDADVVTFEAVAAPQWRRTRACGPGLFLLLGDTTELDFGILRRVPDLAPTGNGGGYGFHLHAALVVGAEDERVIGLAGERVHYRKPAPAGEDTSQRLERDQESDVWGEVIDQVGPFAAETRWVHVLVLVGHLDCLWP; this is encoded by the coding sequence ATGGACCCGTTCCAGGGCGACGCCCACGCCTGGGCCCGCGAGCAGTTCGGCACGGCCGACCTGGGCGACCAACGACGCACCAAGCGGCTGACTCGCGTCGCCGCCCGGATGGCCGCCGACCCCTCCGCTAGCATCCCCGGCCATATGGAGGGCCGGGCCGAGGCCAAGGCCGCTTATCGCCTCCTGGACGCCGACGTCGTCACCTTCGAGGCGGTCGCCGCCCCGCAATGGCGTCGGACCCGGGCCTGTGGGCCGGGGCTCTTCCTGCTCCTGGGCGACACGACCGAGCTGGATTTCGGCATCCTCCGCCGGGTCCCCGACCTGGCCCCCACGGGCAACGGCGGCGGCTATGGCTTCCACCTCCATGCCGCACTGGTCGTCGGGGCCGAGGACGAGCGGGTCATCGGCTTGGCCGGCGAGCGGGTCCACTACCGCAAGCCCGCCCCCGCGGGGGAGGACACGAGCCAGCGGCTCGAACGCGACCAGGAGTCCGACGTCTGGGGAGAGGTCATCGACCAGGTCGGCCCGTTCGCCGCGGAGACGCGGTGGGTCCATGTGCTAGTACTAGTGGGTCACTTGGATTGCCTGTGGCCATAA
- a CDS encoding IS701 family transposase has product MSLLDHPDAQALLADAVLTPEAVRGCEGRLAAFLERYLPRFRRVEQRHNAALVIRGLLGGLRRKTCEPIAVEAGVHRKPIQFLVGAGRWDDEAVMAELRRHVAEELGDDRAVLAIDATTFPKSGADSCGVGRQWCGRLGKQENCQRGIFLAYAAARGYAPLDRRLYLPKDWAGDAARRARCHVPEDVDFREGWRIAADLIERSGPGLPHAWVVGDDEFGRPARFRAWLRGRGERYVLDVPSDTVVRDLERPRPPSRRAGHGRPRAVPFRRVDTWATDQPEGRWVRLTIRAGEKGPLRVDAMAVRVRTRLEHRLGPEERLVVMRTVAAEPETHYALSDAGPEVPLEELVRARFARHKIEEVFEAAKGEVGLAQYEVRSWVGWHHHVTLSLLALWFLCRERRRIGGENQGDHRVAGARGLHPVAEVSRAEPRADRRGAVARPAAEGGGADLPLARGHRSLPAAAAATRYRLIT; this is encoded by the coding sequence ATGTCGCTCCTCGACCACCCCGACGCCCAGGCGCTCCTGGCCGACGCCGTCCTGACCCCGGAGGCCGTCCGCGGCTGCGAGGGCCGGCTCGCCGCGTTCCTGGAGCGCTACCTGCCCCGCTTCCGCCGTGTTGAGCAGCGCCACAACGCCGCCCTCGTCATCCGGGGCCTGCTCGGCGGGCTGCGGCGCAAGACCTGCGAGCCGATCGCCGTCGAGGCCGGCGTCCACCGCAAGCCGATCCAGTTCCTCGTCGGCGCCGGCCGGTGGGACGACGAGGCCGTCATGGCCGAGCTCCGGCGCCACGTGGCCGAGGAGCTGGGGGATGACCGGGCGGTCCTCGCGATCGACGCCACGACCTTCCCGAAGTCCGGGGCCGACTCCTGCGGCGTGGGCCGCCAGTGGTGCGGACGGCTGGGCAAGCAGGAGAACTGCCAGCGGGGGATCTTCCTGGCCTACGCCGCGGCCCGCGGCTACGCCCCGCTGGACCGAAGGCTCTACCTGCCGAAGGACTGGGCCGGCGACGCGGCGCGACGGGCCAGGTGCCACGTCCCCGAGGACGTCGACTTCCGGGAGGGCTGGCGGATCGCCGCCGATCTGATCGAGCGGAGCGGGCCGGGGCTGCCGCACGCCTGGGTCGTCGGCGACGACGAGTTCGGCCGCCCGGCCCGGTTCCGCGCCTGGCTCCGGGGCCGCGGCGAACGATACGTGCTCGACGTGCCGAGCGACACCGTCGTCCGCGACCTGGAACGCCCGCGTCCCCCGAGCCGCCGCGCCGGCCATGGCCGCCCGCGGGCGGTCCCGTTCCGCCGGGTCGACACCTGGGCGACGGACCAGCCCGAAGGCCGGTGGGTGCGGCTGACGATCCGCGCCGGCGAGAAGGGGCCGCTGCGGGTCGATGCGATGGCGGTGCGGGTGAGGACCCGGCTGGAGCACCGGCTGGGGCCGGAAGAGCGTCTGGTCGTGATGCGGACGGTGGCGGCCGAGCCGGAGACCCACTACGCGCTGAGCGACGCGGGGCCGGAGGTCCCGCTGGAGGAGCTGGTCCGCGCCCGGTTCGCGAGGCACAAGATCGAGGAGGTGTTCGAGGCGGCCAAGGGGGAGGTCGGCCTGGCGCAGTACGAGGTGCGATCCTGGGTGGGCTGGCACCACCACGTCACGCTGTCGCTGCTGGCGCTTTGGTTCCTCTGCCGCGAGCGGCGGCGGATCGGGGGGGAAAACCAGGGCGATCACCGTGTCGCAGGTGCGCGAGGCCTTCACCCGGTTGCTGAGGTATCCCGCGCCGAGCCCCGAGCGGATCGCCGCGGAGCTGTCGCGCGTCCTGCGGCGGAAGGAGGCGGCGCGGATCTACCACTGGCACGAGGCCACCGGAGCCTTCCCGCCGCGGCGGCCGCCACCAGATACCGGTTGATCACGTGA